One Anguilla rostrata isolate EN2019 chromosome 15, ASM1855537v3, whole genome shotgun sequence genomic window, CCTGCGTGTCGTCCTGCCAGCAGCACGAGAACCTGTTTGTGTTCGGGAGCTCCTACGGCGTAGCCAGCGCCGTGCGGGTCCCCCGTGACAGGCTGGAGCTGCCCGCCTACCAGAGGCTCCAGCAGCGGCTGGCGCTTCAGGAGAAGCTCGTGAGAGAGTGCCTGGAGAGGAAGGCCGAGACCTGCCAGAGCCTGGCCTACCTCCGGCTCATCGCTTTCCTCGTGCCCTTCCTGGTCGggctgaggaaaaaaatgaagatacCTGACGTGTCTCTGATGTTTGAGCCGTTTTCAGGTCTGTCAGCAGGTGGCCACAGGTGCTCCCGTTCCTGTCCTCACCTACTGTTCCCTTGACGTAAAATGAGCCTTTTCACACATGAAAATCACAGTTTCACgtgtgaatttaacattttttgaactggacattttcacatgaTGTGACTGACTTTTTTCACGTGTATAAAAAATTCCACATGTGAAAATATGTCACATTAAGTCACTTGCAATTTCACGTTTTCACGTTTTGTAAAACgtgaactacaattttcacaCGTGAATACAAAACATATGACTTTAAATAGCGTAGGTTACCTTTTTCCACTCTCTCGTCTGTTGAGTATGGTTATTTTTTATAGTTCACGTGTCCTTTTCtcatgttgggtgttcacatgtggtttttgaacagGTTATTTGTTCATAAGGGTTACCTTTGTCGCTTGCTCCGTAGATGAGAAGGTAAAGACCGAACGGGAGTTTCCCCCTCTGCTCCTGGGACCCGAGTTCACCTGTAAACATTTTCCGCACAAGCAGGACGAGTACTTTCACCTGCACGGTGGAATCGAGTTTGATGTTGGGACGCCTCCTCTGGAGGAGGTCTCTGCAGAAATAAAGGTGAGAGTACCACCCTTTCGCTCAAGGGCTCTGAGAATGTGCTTTGGGAAAAGATCAACACTTTGGCACAAGGAAATGTTAATCTAATTGAAGCTTGAAATCAATTTTTCTGAATCAGTGACCCCAATGACTGTTTAGTTGAGTATATATTTTACCAAATGCTTTGCGTGCCCAGCCAAGTAGTTGAATATTTTCGGTCTTCTTTTCTTCTAAAGcgtaaaatgctttttttaaacacacaggaagccCATGCAGCTCTGCAGAATCTTGCAGCGGATCACTTGATCGACCTGCAGTCCCAGAACGCCGTCTACAGGCAGCATTTCCCAGTGCCTGTTCGGGAGTACGCTGGGAAATGGCAAGTTTTAATGCGTCAAAGTGCCcttttgtgtgcatgcagatCATGCAATATGGAGTCCAGATGTGCCATTTGTGACCTGCATTCTTCTGTTTACTACAGCTACAATGTGATCGCCATAGACCTGGAGGCCTTGTACGCAAAGGCCAACAGGATTCAGTGGTGGGAGGCCATGAGTTCAGTCATCAAAGCTCTCAGGGCAAAGAGGTTGCCATTAACTGACATTCAGTTGcatgaacaatttaaaaaaatatttggataCAAAAATGCCATCAAGTGTAAGGTATGGAAACTTCAAATCAGGAAGCACACTGTTCAGCTTCTCTCTCATCTTTGATCCTTGTTTTTAAATCCTGGTGGTTTGGAACTGATCATATTATGCCAAGTGTgaatttaaaggcatactatgcaggatgttttgccttgctgtggtccctgtgtttacaatctaaGAAGTTTCCTCCTTCGtcttcaaccccgcccactcattTTCCACCGAGGAAAAGCAATAACTGTAGttcttgaacgagccctgttGGATTTTCTTTCCGCTTTGTtgtatctagctagctagctacaaacacTCCGCTGAAGTTGTATCcgaaaccacaggctctgtagccacaccactccccacacagaaaagtgtGGCACGCCTAGAAACGTCCCAAAccaattttagaataacaaatactgCTAAAGGTGCACACATTTGGCAAGAATGCGCATGGTTTTTTGCAGTTTGATTTGTTAGTTGGAGTGGCCTGGGTGATGTTTAGCAGTTTAATTCCTTGGCCAGAGTGGCTTTGGGTGATGTGTTGCGGTGCTTTGGGTGATGTGTTGCGGTGCTTTGGGTGATGTGTTGCGGTGCTTTGGGTGATGTGTTGCGGTGCTTTGGGTGATGTGTTGCGGTGCTTTGGGTGATGTGTTGCGGTGCTTTGGGTGATGTGTTGCGGTGCTTTGGGTGATGTGTTGCGGTGCTTTGGGTGATGTGCTGCGGTGCTTTGGGTGATGTGCTGCGGTGCTTTGGGTGATGTGTTGCGGCGCTTTGGGTGATGTGTTGCGGTTCTTCCCTGGTCAGAGTGGCTTGGAGTTTGGCCTGAAGGCCACTGTGGAGCGCGGCCTGTCCGCGGCGTTCCACTCCCTGTGCCGGAAGAACTCCGCCGCTCACCTGTGCTCCGTGGACGAGCTGGGCTACTCGCTCGCGCACCACGCCGCTGTGCGAAACCACGCCCACATCCTCTGTCAgctggctgctgctggggtCAATGTGGACCAGGCCCACAGCAACAGGTTCACTCGCACAGGTCAGTTACAgtacacactgtatacacacagagcacacacacacacacacacacacacacacacacttacacacacacactcacagcaacAGGTTCACCATCACAGTTACAGTACActttgtatacacacacacacacatactatacacacacacacacaggtcctgGAAAAACAATGTGTAGGCTGGAATCTCTTGATCAATTATGATTGTTGAAATTGTAACAcaattttaacacaatgcaggttttggcatttcctgtcagtaaaatcattctttcattttacaCAGATGGTTTCAGGTTCCCAtgctgatttcacctgtcagttcgtaattgaaatcaatttaaaatggaacCTCTGTCAATTGCCATTATTTGCCATATgctacatacagcacagtaaatgaaagcataagTTAGTCTGACCAAATGAAAttcctgggatgtgaatatggAGAACTAATTGTTTTAGGGTGTACACACAGCCTGTTTTGGCATGTTAAATTGCCTTTAAACAGACGTAAAAAGACTAAATAAGGACAATTTGTGTCAAATCAAAAATTAGCAGCTCGGTataatacagatacaaatacagttACTAAGGTTCGAACGCAAAgcaacacacacagtgtgtccCCAAGACCAGGGTTGAGGAACGCGGGTGTAGATGTTGCCGTTGGATCAGACAGGTCTAATGAAGgctctccggggggggggggggcatggcagGAGTCACCCCGCTGCATCTCGCCGCTCAGTGCGGGTCGCTGGAGGCCCTCAACTGCCTGCTGGCTCTCCAGGCTGACTGCAGGCTGGCGGACCGGAGGGGCTGGATGGCCGTTCACTTCGCGGCCTACTACGGCCAGGTGGCCTGCCTCCGGGCGCTCTGCAGGACCCACCCGGGCCTGAAGGAGACGCACACCGCCGCGGAGTGAGTGGGGCTtctcaccgtgtgtgtgtgtgtgtgtttcagagtgagTGGGGCTtctcaccgtgtgtgtgtgtgtgtgtgtgctgcagagtgAGTGGGGCTtctcaccgtgtgtgtgtgtgtgtgtgtgtgtgtgtgcttcagagtGAGTGGGGCTTcttaccgtgtgtgtgtgtgtgtgtgtgtgtgtgtggctgcagagTGAGTGGGGTtctcaccgtgtgtgtgtgtgtgtgtgtgtgtgctgcagagtgAGTGGGGcttcttactgtgtgtgtgtgtgtgtgtgtgtgtgtgctgcagagtgAGTGGGGcttcttactgtgtgtgtgtgtgctgcagagtgAGTGGGGcttcttactgtgtgtgtgtgtgtgtgtgtgtgcctcaggGTGAGTGGGGCTtctcaccgtgtgtgtgtgctgcagagtgAGTGGGGCTtcttatcgtgtgtgtgtgctgcagagtgAGTGGGGCTTCTTATCGTGTGTGTGTTAAGACCGAGCCCGAGAGTCTCTGCCTCTATTACATGAGCTAGCAAGCTGGTCCTCACGATGATGGTTCTCTCtgtaaaacacatttcctaATGGCTGCAACACTTTGCCTCATTTTCAACTGTGACCCTTTGTTCTCCTTCCCCAAATCACCTtggaaaatcatttttgttgatCACGTTGCTGATCCCTTATATGAATTTAAGAACCTCCCCTTTTACCTGTGGCAGGTACCGCACCTCGCCCCTGCTCCTGGCGGTGTCCTCCGGCTCGCTGGAGGCGCTGGACTTCCTGCTCTGCGTGGGGGCGGACTGGAGGGGGAAGGACAGCGAAGGAAACGGTGCCGTCCACCTGGCCGCACTCTACTTCCACACGCGGGTCCTCAAGCACCTCGTCCAGCTGGGCCTGCAAGACCTGCCGGTCTGGGCCCTGCTCGTCGGTACGCCGCTGTGCTACAGGGCCTTTCCCCGCTGTGTTctcaggagggggaggggcctatCTCACGTCGCCTTTCACCGCTGTGTTctcaggagggggaggggcctatGTCACATCGCCTTTCACCGTTGTGTTctcaggagggggaggggcctatCTTACATCGCCCTTCACCAATGTGTTctcaggagggggaggggccagtctTAAATTTCTCTTCACCTTAGTGTtctcgggggggaggggcctatCTCACATTGCCCTTCACCACTGTGTTCTCAGGGGGGAATTATGTCATTTCCTGCCTGTTGAGTTCCTGGCACTTTTTGACTGCAGTTAAGAATGTCCATTGAATGATTTCTAGAGTAGAGACGAAATAAAACAAATCGAAGATATAAGGTAACATGTCAGTGAACATGGTTTCTATTCCAGTGGTTTTTAATAATTGAAAATGCAATGTGCTCAAAGTGAAATCGATGTATATTGTATTTGGAAGCATTTCGCTTTTACGTATGGCGGATTTGAAGGTGTATCTATACGCCAGCGTGCGCGCCGTTTCAACATTGTTTTTTCGCTGTGGCGAGCCTCCATAGAAACGCACTGAATTGAAGGTGACCGTAAAAGTGGAGAGTGACTCGCTGGAGTGCTCTTGCTTGCTGACGCCTGCTTTGACAGAGATGCTGGACAGCGAGAAGCAGAAGCGGCGGGAGATGGCGGTCAGGTGCATGGAGGTTCTCTGCGTGACAGTGGAGTCGTTCTGGAAGGACATTATGAACGCCGGTAATTACCGATTTCCCCACGCGTTTGTTTCTGTaggggcgtggggggcggggcagtgtcACGGACAAAGAACTGGAGCTTAGCAAGCATTGTTTTCCAAAGTTACTGCTTCAGTAAGCATAGCAGCACACGCCGTGCTATGAACTATAAACTGATAATATAACACTCAGGTATTCACACTGTAAGGGGTGTGAGTCTGGTCTTAATCTTAAGAACCATATTCTGctgtgctgaaacctacactacactGAACATTCAATAGAAATGTATGCTCAGTATTTTCACTGATACAGTTTTTGTCTTAcaaagacacttgtattatgtccaaaaatacttttttgacCTTTTTCTGTTGGGTCTTTGGAGGACATGAGCTGTGCTAACTAGTGCTTACTAAGCAAAGAAAGAACAACCTGCCTATGTCTCTCGCTCTGTGTCGTTGTCTCTTTCTGTCCGTCCGGTCGTCCGGTCGTCCTCCCGCCAGGCGGCGTCCCCGCCCTGCTGGGTCTGCTGCGCGGCGAGCAGCGGGTCCTGCAGTGCCCGGCCGCGGCGGtgctgtgtcacatgacccagaGGGCGGAGCCGTGCGAGGAGCTGGTGCGGTGCGGGGCGGTCCCGGTCCTGCTGACCCTCCTGGAGACCCGCGTTCCAGAGCTCCACTCCCGCTGCGCCGTCATCCTGGCCGACCTGGCGACCCGCAGCGAGGCCTACCAGGCCCTCATCGCCCAGCTGGTGAGGCCCAACAAGCTGGGGTACCCAGGAGGGGATGGGGTCAGGTCCtttgggctgtgctgtaatgtgacCTCCAGGAGAATGTTGAGCACCCAATGGTACATTTCATTCCAGTCAGTGTAAATCAGGGCTGCCCCTGGAGATGTGCTGTTCAGTAGGTCTTATTTAACCAACAAAGGAGTTAGTTCGCAAGAACATTATTTTGCTTAATGCTCAATTATTGTTTCAATACTAATATCGATATATTAAGACTATTTGGTCTCAGCGCATGTCCAGTAAGCTTCCTGATTGCCTGCAATCTGACTTAAAATTGTGGACTTGATCTCCATTGACTTCCATTATCAAATATGTGTATTGTCATTTTCCCCACCATCTTCGCCGCAACATCTTTTTCCATCCTGAGGCTGTGAGCCAATCAGGCGCTAGTGGGCATCAACCACtggctcagggtttaaatatgatgatgtcacaatagcTAACATAATCTAGTGTGCGACAGCCAGTTGTATTTGTCGCAGTGCAAAATCGCAATCCGCCCCGCTGCTAACAGGCGTGTCACAGGTGTGTCGTTGTGCCTGTCTCAGGGCGGGGTCGTCCCCGTGGTTCGGCTCCTGAACTCCGACCTGCAGGACGTGCTGGTGAACGCCGTGAGGTGCGTCCGGGCCCTGTGCGTCCGTAGCCCGGGCAACCAGAGCGCAGTGGCCCAGGCCGGAGCGATACCGCCGCTTGTGGAGTTCCTGACCCTCAAATCAGGTTAGAGGTCAAATCCCGCCCACACCAGGATTACACCATTAAAGTTCTCCCCTTTCACATGACTAGTCCTGTCAGGCCAGCTGAAACAGGCCCATTGTTCTCCTGATGGTTACTGCTTTGGTGCACAGACTGAAGGGCGGTGTTAAATTTCCTGCTGGGCGCTAATTTGGGGCGGGTTTCCGGCCGCTGGCTCTCTCCCTCAgaggtgctgcaggaggaggcgTGCTCGGCGCTGGCGGAGCTGGCGCTGGGGCACCGGGGGAACCAGGACGCGGTGTGCGCGGCGGGCGCCGTGGGGCCGCTGGTGCGCATCCTGCGCGGGAGGAGGTTGGCGGCGCAGGTGCGGGCCGCCAGGGCCCTGGAGACCGTCGCCGAGCACAACCCGGCCATCCAGGCCCGCTTCCTGAAGAAGTCCGCCGCCAAGCACCTGCTCCGCCTCCTGAAGGTGCCGCGAACGCTCGCCCAAGCCGCTGCTAAGACGCTAAGGCTCCGCTAAACGCTTTGCAGTCTGAGCTCAAGCAGCGCTCTCGCCGCTAAACTTTACTGTCCCAAATGGAAATGTAACACATTGCAGGAAATTctaaatctatttaaatatattgtgtaatatatctaagaaatgcatacattaacaagatttatttcaatatatttttaagtattCGTATACTCTTTTCGCACTCtttgtgtgcacattttaaaatattactatattactacaattaaatatatgtaaatatatgtcaTAAATATGCcgattttgaatatttaaatatattttgacaatatatttgaaatgtatatgaATATATGATGTAAAATATAAGCAGATCTATTAAACTACATGTAGTTTGCGTATATTTCCATGCATGGCTTTTCTGTACGGGGCACCTCCAGGTGTTCCAGGCGGAGGTGAAGGAGCAGGGTGCGGCTTCTCTCTGGGCGCTGGGGGGCCACGCCCACAAGCAGAAGAGGCTCATGGCCGAGCACATCGGCTACCATTTCATTCTGGAGTTCCTCCTGTCTTCATCCGACAAGATGCAGTACGTGGGTAAGCCAGCACTCTTCAGGAAAAGGCATTCTAACGCAACCTTGTGGATATGGAATGTACTGCAGCCTGGTTACCAGGCTGTAataaagtgtatgtgtgtgtgtgtgtgtgtgtgtgagttgcaGGTTACCAGgctgtaataaaatgtgtgtgtgtgtgtgcgtgtgtgtgtgagttgcaGGTTACCAGgctgtaataaaatgtgtgtgtgtgtgtgcgtgtgtgttgcaggttgcCAGGCtgtagcagtgtgtgagtgtgtgtgtattgcaggtTGCCaggctgtaacagtgtgtgtgtgtgtgtatgtgtgtgtgtgtgtgtgtgtgtattgcaggtTGCCaggctgtaacagtgtgtgtgtgtgtgtgtgtattgcaggtTGCTaggctgtaacagtgtgtgtgtgtgtgttgcaggttgccaggctgtaacagtgtgtgtgtgtgtgtgtgtgttgcaggttgccaggctgtaacagtgtgtgtgtgtgtgtgtgtgtattgcaggttgccagtctgtaacagtgtgtgtgtgtgtgtgtgtgtatgtgtgtgtgtgtgtgtgtgtgtgtgtgcattgcaggTTGCCaggctgtaacagtgtgtgtgtgtgtgtgtattgcaggtTGCCaggctgtaacagtgtgtgtgtgtgtgttgcaggttgccaggctgtaacagtgtgtgtgtgtgtgtgttgcaggttgccaggctgtaacagtgtgtgtgtgtgtgttgcaggttgccaggctgtaacagtgtgtgtgtgtattgcaggtTGCCaggctgtaacagtgtgtgtgtgtgtgtgttgcaggttgccaggctgtaacagtgtgtgtgtgtgtgtgttgcaggttgcCAGGCTGtaacagtgttgtgtgtgtgtgtgtgttgcaggttgccaggctgtaacagtgtgtgtgtgtgtgtgtgtgtgaggttggtgtgtgtgtgtgtgtgtgtattgcaggtTGCCaggctgtaacagtgtgtgtgtgtgtgtgttgcaggttgcCAGGCTgtaacatgtgtgtgtgtgtgtgttgcaggttgccaggctgtaacagtgtgtgtgtgtgtgtgtgttgcaggttgccaggctgtaacagtgtgtgtgtgtgtgttgcaggttgccaggctgtaacagtgtgtgtatgtgtgtgtgtattgcaggtTGCCaggctgtaacagtgtgtgtgtgtattgcaggtTGCCaggctgtaacagtgtgtgtgtgtgtgttgcaggttgccaggctgtaacagtgtgtgtgtgtgtgtgttgcaggttgccaggctgtaacagtgtgtgtgtgtgtgttgtaggttgCCaggctgtaacagtgtgtgtgtgtggttgcaggTTGCcagctgtaacagtgtgtgtgtgtattgcaggtTGCCaggctgtaacagtgtgtgtgtgtgtgtgttgcaggttgccaggctgtaacagtgtgtgtgtgtgtgtgttgcaggttgcCAGGCGGTGGTAGCTCTCACTCAGGACTGCAGGGCCCATCAGGACGGCCTGTGTGGGGAGAACGGGGTTCCCCCGCTGGTGCGTCTCCTGCGGGGGTCCCGCACCACTCAGCGCAccctcctgtgtgtgctgcaggccCTGAGAACCCTCTGCATCGGTGCGTCTGCACCCCAAATACAACCTGGGGCTACACCGTGATTCATAATGCACCGGGATATGGGGGTGCACTGTGATTCATAATGCACCGGGATATGGGGGTGCAGTGTGATTCATAATGCACAGGGATATGGGGGTGCAGTGTGATCCATAATGCAGAGGGATATGGGGGTGCTCTGTGATCCATAATGCACAGGGATATGGGGTGCTTGTGATTCATAATGCAGGATATGGGTGCAGTGTGATCCATAATGCACAGGATTGGGGTGCAGTGTGATCCATAATGCACAGGGATATGGGGTGCTCTGTGATCCATAATGCACAGGGATATGGGGTGCTCTGTGATTCATAATGCACAGGAATGGGGGTGCTCTGTGATCCATAATGCACAGGGATATGGGGTGCAGTGGATCCATAATGCACAGGAATGGGGTGCAGTGTGATCCATAATGCACAGGGATATGGGGGTGCTCTGTGATCCATAATGCACAGGGATATGGGGGTGCAGTGTGATCCATAATGCACAGGGATATGGGGGTGCTCTGTGATTCATAATGCACCGGGATATGGGGGTGCAGTGTGATTCATAATGCACAGGGATATGGGGGTGCAGTGTGATCCATAATGCACAGGGATATGGGGGTGCTCTGTGATCCATAATGCACAGGGATATGGGGGCACTGTGATTCATTATAGACAGTCATAATTTTCTGGAAACATGTCAGGTTGAATCCTATAATTGAAAGTTCTCAAAGTGTAAGAATCACGTTTTTGCTTTCAGGAGTAGCGCACACAAGCAACTCAAACAGTCAGAAGGCCATCTCCGAGGAGAATGCCATGCTCACTCTGATGGAGTTGCTGAAATATCACGAATCTCTGCAGGTCAAGGTAAAATCTTAATTTAATCACCGTAAGAGAATGAACATGAACACTCACATATAGTCTTAGCGTAAGGTGTAGAGTCACTGTGCCCCATGAGGAAATGAGGATTAAAatctcacatatttatttatctcccaaagattttgaacattttatttcatcatgCAGATCTGTAGATCTTCATCATAACTGTGTGCCAAAATGTCAAAACTGTGTGAAAACAGCCTTGTggttaaattaaatgataaaattctGTTTGGAGCCTAAGTGTgcaattctatttttattttctaatgtcTCATCTAATGCCTGACCTTGTTATAAAACTCATACAGGTGATCTTTTGAGACCATGTTAGCTGACCTGTACTGCTAGCTTCAAGTGATCTTTTGAGACCGTGTTAGCTCACGTCTACTGCTGGATGCAGGTGATCTTTTGAGACTGTGTTAGCTGACCGGTACTGCTGGATCCAAATGGTCTTTTCAGTCCCTTTTAGCTGACCTGTACTGCAGGATCCTAGTGATCTTTTGAGACCGTTTTAGCTGACCTGTACTGCAGGATCCAGGTGTTCTTTTGAGACTGTGTTAGCTGACCTGTACTGCTGGATCCACAGGTAGAGGTAGTGCAAACCGTGGCCTGTGTTACTCTGGGCAACCAGGAGCTACTGGCTCTGCTCTCAGACCAGATGAAGTTCATCTACGCTCACGTCCTGGAGCTCCTGCAAGCACAAGACAAGGTATActgccctttctctctctcagccactcAAGTACACTACACTGGGACACTGTATTTTTGGTCATTAACCAATAAGTTTGGTGTTTATTGACATGGATATTAATATACCAACCAGATGGTTGACTCCTGTATTTCATGCTCCCTTTTATGAATTGCAGAGAGACCTTGGTCTCTGGTCTTTGGTAACATGAGTTCCCACTGATTCTAACATCCATTAAAACTGTGACTTTGAAAAGATGCATCAGTTTGTAATGTTTCAGTATTAACAGAAGGGTGGCTGATCTTTCAGACTACACTGTCGGGTCAGAGCGTGATAATATCTGTGGTAACTGACTTGCAGACGCAAGAGACGTCTGAGGTCCGAGGCCTCTGTGGTTCTACCATTAGCATTACTGTTAGCATTGCAGTGGATAGAGCCTGGACGCGGCGTCAGGCCCATTCGCTTGTATGTCACTGTGTGCCACTGGACACAGGCTAACACTGTATCACtggcacacacatatgcacacacagaggctaATGCTAGTTCCTGTGCTTGTGTTGTAGACTGTCTGCCTGGAAGCCGGATacgctctgtctctgtttgcGTACaacaacagagcacagcaggcCCTCATACTGCAGTCTGGAGGCGTCTCCATAGCGACGTATGAGCCCTTCCTGCAGTCGGAGAGCGAGGCGGAGAGAGCTAAGGCTGCATTTCAGGTACCTGTGACCCTGTCCGCCCGAGCTGCTGGTGCTGGGGGGGCGTGCGTGGGGGGCACTGACTGAGCCTGAGTGGGTAACTGCcgtgttttttttctatcttACATACTGAACTCTTTTCTCATTCTTTCGCCTTTCGAAACTGTTGCCCTCGTCATGGATCCCCGTAGCCGGCTTTGCCGGCTGCTCTGTTTAGAAAGGACGGCCTAACCGAGGCAGGGTCCTGGTGGAATGACACGCTTGCCCACCTCCTAATGACTGACCGGGCTGCACTCTGAGGAACCCTTTCCTCCTGCTCGGAGTACCGCTGAGGAACCCTTTCCTCCTGCTCGGAGTACCTCTGAGGAACCCTTTCCTCCTGCTCGGAGTACCACTGAGGAACCCTTTCCTCCTGCTCGGAGTACCTCTGAGGAACCCTTTCCTCCTGCTCAGAGTACCGCACCTGGCTGAGGGACCTTATGAAGAGAAATGCATctaatttcctttatttctctGAAGTTATGTGGACAGCTGCTATTGCGTTACTGCACTGGTTGTGTAAATTAGACATACTGAGGGGTATTTTGTGAGCCGTTCATCCTTCCATGTGTCCTTTTTCTCAGATTTTGCTTATAACAGCTAAAGTAAATGTAGGTATGTGCACAAGCAGCGCATATTTTCTTTGCCTTGAAAAGGTTTTGAGTGGAGTCGCTTCCATTACTCTGTGAGTCAGGCCTGAGGTGGGcgtggtcttttttttttacagatcgTCGTACTTGCCAACGTCATCACGGACATGGACCAAGTGGCTCTGTCGGCAAGAGGGGTCACAGTTCTGGTGAAGCTGCTTCAGTCGAGCCACCCCGACACTGTCACACTGACAGGTAATTTAGACCTGGGCGTATACATCACTCTACAGCAATACTTTCCCAGGGCGTTCTCCCAAGGTAGGCCCTTGGTTCTAGTGCCCTTGCATGGTGAGGCTTGCTTGTGTCTGTCCTCGGTGACTGAGGCTGATTTTGTCTATGCTACAGCGCAGCTCCTTGCTAGCCTAGCGCACACGCGGGCAGGTATATCTGATGGCATCATTACCATGGGAGCTGTGGACCACCTGTGCGCGCACCTGTtttcagaagaggaagaggtaaTGATGTTTCAGCTGGACCTGTTTTCTTATTAAGGAACAGGTATTACTCTCCCATTTCAAACATACAACATGTTTCAACTCCCCTATTTGACGGTGATTGGTCTGTTTCTCATTTCCCTTCAAGACGATAGCAATACGGAACTGGCACATaaacatgcacgcgcacatacCTGTacaaacagacacgcacatgtGTACACGCAGACGCGcacaaccgcacacaccacacgctcacgtgcacacacacatgcatacacactgacacacacacacacacacacacacacacaggcacaccttGTTGTTTTTCCTACCTTTCCTTGTGATAACAATAATAGAGCGCACAACTCGGTGTCCGGCTAGCTCTAAAACAGTCACGTAGCAGTCCCCTGTACAGTCTCCCATAAACATGTGAGGTTTGTGTCATTAATGCTGTGTGCTAGGCTCGAGGGTGACCAGCTGCATTAAAAAGTGGCCATGCTAGCCTTGCTTTAACCCAACTGGTCGTCTGTGATCCTGCATTCCCAGGGGCCAGTATGTTAGCGCTATGAAGAGCTAAAACAGCATAACCTCAttgctttgcatttttgcattggTTTTGCCTGCTCTTCAGATCTGACAGCTCAGCAGATTGCCCTCGACTGGCATCTTTTAcagtattatttaattaattcgGGCCAATGAATAGCGTTTAGCAGGTTTGTCATTAATTGGGTTTTGGCACTTTCAACCATCGATATTTATCCTTCTGCAGCTGTGGGGCGGAAGTGACATCAGGTAGGGCTTGGAGATTTCCTTCTAGCATAGAAAAGGTTAAAGAAAAATAGCATCACGGAAAAAATGTAGTTCCTCATTTCCGCAGAAATACCGCCACAGAAGCAGATGAATCGAGAAGGTCTTGAGTACGCGTATGGAATCGCGTTCGGTGTCTGCTGGCGGTTTCGGTGCTGCTCACCGGTGATTCTGTACCCCAGGTTCGGGTATCGGCCGCTTGTGCGCTGGGTTACCTCTCCTTCA contains:
- the ankar gene encoding ankyrin and armadillo repeat-containing protein; amino-acid sequence: MARSLISSRKPKYRNDEDEKDAQASLAALTAQRNAHVFFERYDRSEIQELLSLTTCNWLLCSDNFNIPVDFPPGIIKQMRNFAQSNVLILTPADPRVTLDYKVVQQIVRELTVGIYCFNQLPFISLEPNFDKSTSCQLTPAYYDTKVGQILINIDYVMKGLWHGAVMPADNRVRFSELWRSSMDVDANGVPQTQKDVFSEFLTAGLVDISQEPCYHGIYNQDADADPTYEPNSPDEEKLFSQYSEDIVMKLASCVSSCQQHENLFVFGSSYGVASAVRVPRDRLELPAYQRLQQRLALQEKLVRECLERKAETCQSLAYLRLIAFLVPFLVGLRKKMKIPDVSLMFEPFSDEKVKTEREFPPLLLGPEFTCKHFPHKQDEYFHLHGGIEFDVGTPPLEEVSAEIKEAHAALQNLAADHLIDLQSQNAVYRQHFPVPVREYAGKCYNVIAIDLEALYAKANRIQWWEAMSSVIKALRAKRLPLTDIQLHEQFKKIFGYKNAIKCKSGLEFGLKATVERGLSAAFHSLCRKNSAAHLCSVDELGYSLAHHAAVRNHAHILCQLAAAGVNVDQAHSNRFTRTGVTPLHLAAQCGSLEALNCLLALQADCRLADRRGWMAVHFAAYYGQVACLRALCRTHPGLKETHTAAEYRTSPLLLAVSSGSLEALDFLLCVGADWRGKDSEGNGAVHLAALYFHTRVLKHLVQLGLQDLPVWALLVEMLDSEKQKRREMAVRCMEVLCVTVESFWKDIMNAGGVPALLGLLRGEQRVLQCPAAAVLCHMTQRAEPCEELVRCGAVPVLLTLLETRVPELHSRCAVILADLATRSEAYQALIAQLGGVVPVVRLLNSDLQDVLVNAVRCVRALCVRSPGNQSAVAQAGAIPPLVEFLTLKSEVLQEEACSALAELALGHRGNQDAVCAAGAVGPLVRILRGRRLAAQVRAARALETVAEHNPAIQARFLKKSAAKHLLRLLKVFQAEVKEQGAASLWALGGHAHKQKRLMAEHIGYHFILEFLLSSSDKMQYVGCQAVVALTQDCRAHQDGLCGENGVPPLVRLLRGSRTTQRTLLCVLQALRTLCIGVAHTSNSNSQKAISEENAMLTLMELLKYHESLQVKVEVVQTVACVTLGNQELLALLSDQMKFIYAHVLELLQAQDKTVCLEAGYALSLFAYNNRAQQALILQSGGVSIATYEPFLQSESEAERAKAAFQIVVLANVITDMDQVALSARGVTVLVKLLQSSHPDTVTLTAQLLASLAHTRAGISDGIITMGAVDHLCAHLFSEEEEVRVSAACALGYLSFNRKAHRLLLVKCRNAPATYDLLTEHLIEDAKISKVFTADFRRQKLVGLPSLSLEVNGGPPVPQHNQGARCATSVGVRVAPFEKRRLRSQSAPARGARGRIATASPAVRLKEPSPGALPSEKGHY